Part of the Vagococcus jeotgali genome, TCCGGTGGTTCCGCATGGAAGGGCCATCGCTCAACGGATAAAAGCTACCCTGGGGATAACAGGCTTATCTCCCCCAAGAGTTCACATCGACGGGGAGGTTTGGCACCTCGATGTCGGCTCGTCGCATCCTGGGGCTGTAGTCGGTCCCAAGGGTTGGGCTGTTCGCCCATTAAAGCGGCACGCGAGCTGGGTTCAGAACGTCGTGAGACAGTTCGGTCCCTATCCGTCGCGGGCGTTGGAAATTTGAGAGGAGCTGTCCTTAGTACGAGAGGACCGGGATGGACATACCTCTGGTGTACCAGTTGTTCTGCCAAGGGCATTGCTGGGTAGCTATGTATGGACGGGATAAACGCTGAAAGCATCTAAGCGTGAAGCCCCCCTCAAGATTAGATTTCCCATTTCTTTAAGAAAGTAAGACCCCTGAAAGATTATCAGGTAGATAGGCTAGAAGTGGAAGTGCAGTGATGCATGGAGCGGACTAGTACTAATCGGTCGAGGACTTAACCACATAAGCGGTGGACGATTATATGTTGTCTAATTTCAAATCCAGTTTTGAGTGAATAATCACTCATATAGATACAAAAGTGTAGTGGTGATGGCAAAAAGGATACACCTGTAACCATGCCGAACACAGAAGTTAAGCTTTTTAGCGCCGAGAGTAGTGAGGGGTTTCCCCTTGTGAGGGTAGGACGCTGCTACGCTTTGTATCATTCCGGCATAGCTCAGTTGGTAGTAGCGCATGACTGTTAATCATGATGTCGTAGGTTCGAGTCCTACTGCCGGAGTTCTCATAAATTAATTTGTGTAAAATTCGGAGAGTTGTCCGAGTTGGCCGAAGGAGCATGATTGGAATTCATGTAGGCGGTGATAACTGTCTCAAGGGTTCGAATCCCTTACTCTCCATTTTATTGAGATGATTCAAAAGAATGGCCCGTTGGTCAAGTGGTTAAGACACCGCCCTTTCACGGCGGTATCACGGGTTCGAATCCCGTACGGGTCATATTTACTTAAAAGTGAATAGTAAAACCAAAATGGTTCCGTGGTGTAGGGGTTAACATGCCTGCCTGTCACGCAGGAGATCGCGGGTTCGATTCCCGTCGGGACCGTTATTGGCGCAGTAGCTCAGTTGGTAGAGCAACGGATTGAAGCTCCGTGTGTCGGCAGTTCGATTCTGTCTTGCGCCATTTGGAGGGGTAGCGAAGTGGCTAAACGCGGCGGACTGTAAATCCGCTCCTTAGGGTTCGGCAGTTCGAATCTGCCCCCCTCCATTCTTCAAGGGGTATAGTTTAGTGGTAGAACTACGGTCTCCAAAACCGTCAGCGTGGGTTCGAGTCCTACTACCCCTGTTAATATAAATATGGCGATTGTGGCGAAGTGGTTAACGCACCGGATTGTGGCTCCGGCATTCGTGGGTTCGATTCCCATCAGTCGCCTTTATATTTTATATTATCTTTTGGGCTATAGCCAAGCGGTAAGGCAACGGACTTTGACTCCGTCACTCGTTGGTTCGAATCCAGCTAGCCCAGTTTTTTTTATTTTAAGGCGGTATAGCCAAGTGGTAAGGCAGAGGTCTGCAACACCTTTATCATCGGTTCAAATCCGGTTACCGCCTTTTTAGCCGGTGTGGCGGAATTGGCAGACGCGCTGGACTCAAAATCCTGTGATTGAAAGATCGTGCCGGTTCGAACCCGGCCACCGGTATTAAAGTAAATTCAAGTTGGTAATATAACAAAAAACAACCTTCAACGGGTTGTTTTTTTGGATCTTCGTCAAATCGTGTTGATATTTAAAAATTGATAAAATAAGGGCATTAGAAGAAGGGGGATTTTTCCTCCTTCTTCTTTTTAATTAAATTGAAATGATTGGCCTTGAATAAGGAAAATCCGTCGCTTAAAAGTTAAGAAATTTCGGTACCCATAGGCTGTTCGTTTGATAGCTTTGATTCGGTTGTTAATTCCTTCTAAAAAACCATTTGAATAAGAATGATTTAAAGCATTGGTAACACCCTGCCTGAAGGTTTGGAATGTTTTGAATTTGACTTTAAATTCTTTAGATAATTCAGTATAAACAGAGTTAGTTAATTTTAAAAAAGTGCTAAATTATTTGTTTCATAGGAATATTTTAATTCCGAAATGTCATCATAAGCTATTCTTACAGTCGTATTGTAAGAAAGTAGTTTTTCAATTTTATGTTAAAAAGCAAGACATCGTATTAATGGAAATATTCATCAATAGGATTCACTACGATAGGGTAAAATATTTTGTGTAAATAGAAATTTAGGGTAGAAAAAGAGAAAGTCCATTCTGTAAAATTAAAGTTACGACACAGAAATTTTATAGGAGGACTTTCTCATGACTCATTTTACTACAGAAATAATGGAAACACTAATTAATAAAGGTGATTTAGATGATTTATTTCGTCGTCATTTAGAACTCGCTATCAACTCATTATTACAGGCTGAATTAACAGCGTTTCTTGACTACGAAAAGTATGATAGAGCTGGATTTAATTCAGGTAATTCCCGCAATGGGAATTACTCACGTTCATTTAAAACAGAATATGGAGAATTAAATTTGGTGATTCCTAGAGATAGAAATGGAGAATTTTCCCAACAAACATTACCAGCCTATAAAAGAACCAATGATTCCTTAGAAACTACTATTATTCAGCTATTTAAAAAAGGGATCACTATGTCTGAAATCTCTGATCTAATTGAAAAAATGTATGGTCATTATTACACACCACAAACTATTTCAAACATGAGTAAAATCGTATCTGAAGATGTTTTGGCTTTTAAAGAAAGAACTTTAGAAGCTAAATACTCAGTCATTTTTATGGATGCTACTCATATTCCTTTAAAGAGACAAACCGTATCAAAAGAAGCCGTTTATATTGTGATAGGCATTCGATTGGATGGAACCAAAGAGGTTCTAGGATTTACTATTGCTCCAACCGAATCTGCTTATGTTTGGAAAGAGATACTTCAAGATTTAAAAGATCGTGGTTTAGAAGAGGTTTTATTAGTTGTAACTGATGGTTTAAGTGGTATTCACGATAGTATCCATAGTGTCTATCCAAATGCTCAATTTCAACAATGTTGTGTCCATATCTCTAGAAATATTGCTCATAAGGTTCGTGTTAGTGATCGACAAGAAGTCTGTAATGATTTCAAATTGGTTTATCAAGCAGCTTCAAAAGAAGAAGCTATGAATCAAATAAGTTTTATGATAGATAAATGGAAAAAGCAGTATCCACGAGTAGTTAAATTACTCTTGAATCCTGCTATATTAACTTTCTATAACTTCCCACCATCAATCAGAAGAACTATCTACTCAACTAACTTGATTGAGGGATTTAATAAACAGTTAAAAAAATATACAAAGAGAAAAGAACAATTTCCTAATGAAGAATCTCTGGAGAGATTCCTTGTTTCTCAGTTCAATGAATATAACCAAAAATTTTTAGGCAGAGTACATAAAGGATTTAAGGAAATACAAGATACATTAGAATCAATGTTTTAACTTAAAAAAATGGAATGGATTTTCCATTTACACATAATTCTTGACGCAACCTTCACTACAAAGCTACTATAAATAAGTTATCTTAATTATATTATTATTTTAAAAGTATAAGACTTGAAATTGTGATAAACATATGTAAAAATGAGACACAGTTTTAAATGAGGAGATGTACACAGTGAATAAGAAAACAGCATGGTTAAAGGGTGTTGTGGTTAGTTTTCTTGTGTTAGTTATAGTTGGGATATCACTATATATTATTCAAATGACAAGCTATATTCGGCAAACACTTCAATGGAAACCTCTTGTTCAACAAGTACTCGAGGAAGAGGACCTGTTAGAGTATGAGGATTTAGTCCTGAGTATTATTTTTACAGAAACTAAAGGAAAACAAATTGATATCATGCAAAGTAGTGAGAGTAAATATGGTGAGCAAAATAAAGTGATGTCACAAGAGGAAAGTATCAGAAATGGTGTTATTCATTTAAGTGAATCTATTGAATTATCATTAAATAGTGGAGGTGACTTATGGACTGGTGTTCAAGCATATAATTTTGGTAAAAATTATATTGATTATGTTGCCAACAATGGAGGAGTTAATTCTTTAGAAATTGCTGAAAATTATTCTAGGGATGTGTTGGCACCTATGTTAGGTAATACAACAAAAAAAACCTATCCATATCGTAACAAGCAAGCTTTTTTTTATAATGGAGGTAAGTTGTATGTTAATGGGGGAAACTTTTTTTATTCAACTCTAGTGAAAAAAAATATGAAATTAATAAATTTTTTTGACAAATAGAAGTAATTAATATAGTTATAAACTAATAAATAAGGATAATATCTTGTCATAATTTAGAGATTAGTAAAATTAAAGACGAAGCTTACATGATTAAATGTAAGCTTCGTCTTTAGTTTATGTACCAGTTAAATAATTACCAAATTGTTCTTTATCATATCCTGGTGATACTCTTACTCTTTTTAATGCAAATAATCCATCATTTATACTAGCATAACCAGGTTCTGTTGTAATGGCCATTTTATAGCCAGTTTCCTCAGCAATCTGTTCAATACGTTCATCATATCGTCCAGCTGGATAGCATAGAACTGTTGTTTCTTGATTTAATTCTTGATTTAACCAATCTTTTGATTGAACTAATTCATTTCTGATTTCTTCGTCGGAAAGAGTATTTAAATCTAGGTGGCTAACAGTATGGCTTTCAATTGATATAAAAGGACTTTCACTCATTTCCTTCATTTCTTTTTCATGAAAATAAGCATCATGATCTGTTTTGGAAGTAATATAATTGATTGTTCCCTTTAATTTAAGCTCTTCAAATATAGGATACCCCTCAGTATAATTATTTAAATAGCCATCATCAAGAGTTACCCAGACTATATTATCTTTTGGTTTTTTATTTTGTGTCAATACAATATAAGCTTCTTCAGGAGATAGGGTATAATAATCATTTTCTTTTAGCCATTCCATGTGTTCTTTGAATTCATGAGGTGGTACTTTTAGCGTATTACCATCATCACTACTTGTCAGACTGTGATACATAAGGATAGGAAAAGATATGGTTTCTTCTGATGTTATCCAATCTTTTGTATCAATATGTTCTGGGAGTTCTTCTTTGATTGGCTCTACATCTGTACTTTCTATTTGTATA contains:
- a CDS encoding polysaccharide deacetylase family protein; protein product: MTKKKIWFLVSLLILELVLVGVFFTKKDQPSAVEIDQTSQSTIQIESTDVEPIKEELPEHIDTKDWITSEETISFPILMYHSLTSSDDGNTLKVPPHEFKEHMEWLKENDYYTLSPEEAYIVLTQNKKPKDNIVWVTLDDGYLNNYTEGYPIFEELKLKGTINYITSKTDHDAYFHEKEMKEMSESPFISIESHTVSHLDLNTLSDEEIRNELVQSKDWLNQELNQETTVLCYPAGRYDERIEQIAEETGYKMAITTEPGYASINDGLFALKRVRVSPGYDKEQFGNYLTGT
- a CDS encoding lysozyme family protein, whose translation is MNKKTAWLKGVVVSFLVLVIVGISLYIIQMTSYIRQTLQWKPLVQQVLEEEDLLEYEDLVLSIIFTETKGKQIDIMQSSESKYGEQNKVMSQEESIRNGVIHLSESIELSLNSGGDLWTGVQAYNFGKNYIDYVANNGGVNSLEIAENYSRDVLAPMLGNTTKKTYPYRNKQAFFYNGGKLYVNGGNFFYSTLVKKNMKLINFFDK
- a CDS encoding IS256 family transposase, encoding MTHFTTEIMETLINKGDLDDLFRRHLELAINSLLQAELTAFLDYEKYDRAGFNSGNSRNGNYSRSFKTEYGELNLVIPRDRNGEFSQQTLPAYKRTNDSLETTIIQLFKKGITMSEISDLIEKMYGHYYTPQTISNMSKIVSEDVLAFKERTLEAKYSVIFMDATHIPLKRQTVSKEAVYIVIGIRLDGTKEVLGFTIAPTESAYVWKEILQDLKDRGLEEVLLVVTDGLSGIHDSIHSVYPNAQFQQCCVHISRNIAHKVRVSDRQEVCNDFKLVYQAASKEEAMNQISFMIDKWKKQYPRVVKLLLNPAILTFYNFPPSIRRTIYSTNLIEGFNKQLKKYTKRKEQFPNEESLERFLVSQFNEYNQKFLGRVHKGFKEIQDTLESMF